A section of the Sedimentisphaera cyanobacteriorum genome encodes:
- a CDS encoding glycoside hydrolase family 95 protein: MKLQKSTHLSFVFILNLLLTLSVLAAGSSCCLWYDEPAEQWTEALAVGSGRLGAMVFGGIGQERIQLNEDTVWAGPPVPETNEKLYPAFKKARRLLFDGKYEQAESAVQAALPERIVPRSYQTLGDLIIDFDIQGDAKDYKRSLDLENAVCKTEFTAAGSKITREVFASRPGNVTAVKISSSKPESLSFSARLSRPADFQTKSIGQDMLSMTGQASHNGKQKGVKYCCLLKASTPKGKIDSQGNELTVRNAGTAVILITAKTDYNMDDPYQPLNADLEKECRQILEKASSSSYEKLKREHIKDYKELYERMNLKLPEGEVCGEPSDQRLEAVANGAFDPSFTSLYFNFGRYLLISSSRPGTMPANLQGIWNHHIAAPWNSDYHVNINMQMNYWPAEVCNLSECHQPFFDFIERVYIKGRKTAQKAYGARGTVIHHTTDPWLFTAPFGKTRCGYWPFGAAWCSSHFMEHYRYTQDLDFLRDRAYPALKANSLFLLDYLAEDPETDLLTAGPAGSPENSFKTKDGKEGFLDMGASMSQQITWDVFTNTIEAAEVLGIDNDFIRNIKEAKQRLALPKIGEDGRLMEWSEDFEEPSPGHRHISHAYGLHPGRQYNFANSPAQTKAVKKSVEYRLSHGGGHTGWSRAWIINIWARLKQSEKAHSNLISLYRKSTHPNLFDNHPPFQIDGNFGAAAGVAEMLMQSHTGVIELLPALPKAWSDGEINGLKARGGYEISIKWKNAVLTEVAVISSRKDDLALRYKDKNTEIPARKGIKYKFNKNLEIISKQGI, translated from the coding sequence ATGAAACTGCAAAAAAGTACTCATTTGAGCTTTGTATTTATTTTGAATTTACTTTTAACACTCTCGGTGTTAGCTGCCGGCAGCTCTTGCTGCCTGTGGTATGATGAGCCCGCAGAGCAATGGACAGAGGCGCTTGCTGTGGGCAGCGGAAGACTGGGGGCTATGGTTTTCGGCGGAATAGGCCAAGAGCGTATCCAGCTCAATGAGGATACTGTTTGGGCGGGGCCGCCTGTCCCAGAGACAAACGAAAAGCTATATCCAGCTTTCAAAAAGGCTCGCAGACTGCTTTTCGATGGGAAATACGAACAAGCAGAGAGCGCTGTGCAGGCCGCCCTGCCTGAGAGGATCGTCCCGCGTTCTTATCAAACGCTTGGAGATTTGATCATTGATTTCGATATCCAGGGCGACGCGAAAGATTACAAACGCAGCCTTGACCTTGAGAATGCGGTATGCAAAACCGAGTTTACCGCAGCTGGCAGCAAAATAACCCGCGAGGTGTTTGCGAGCCGCCCGGGGAATGTGACAGCTGTTAAAATCTCTTCAAGCAAACCTGAATCGCTCAGCTTCTCGGCAAGGCTATCAAGGCCTGCAGACTTTCAGACAAAATCAATCGGACAAGATATGCTTTCAATGACCGGGCAGGCCAGCCATAACGGCAAGCAGAAAGGCGTAAAATACTGCTGCCTGCTGAAAGCTTCCACACCCAAGGGAAAGATTGACTCGCAAGGAAACGAACTCACTGTCAGAAATGCAGGGACAGCTGTTATCCTAATAACAGCAAAAACTGATTACAATATGGATGATCCGTACCAGCCTTTAAACGCAGACCTTGAGAAGGAATGCAGACAGATTTTGGAAAAGGCCTCAAGCAGCAGTTATGAAAAGCTCAAAAGAGAGCACATTAAAGACTACAAAGAGCTTTATGAGAGAATGAACCTAAAACTTCCCGAGGGGGAAGTCTGCGGGGAACCATCGGATCAAAGGCTTGAAGCCGTCGCAAATGGGGCATTTGACCCATCCTTTACTTCGCTGTACTTTAACTTCGGCAGATACCTTCTGATAAGCTCCTCAAGGCCCGGGACAATGCCAGCAAATCTGCAGGGAATCTGGAATCACCATATCGCAGCGCCATGGAACAGCGATTATCACGTGAATATAAATATGCAGATGAATTACTGGCCTGCGGAGGTTTGCAATCTTTCCGAATGTCATCAGCCGTTCTTCGACTTTATAGAACGCGTTTACATCAAAGGCCGCAAAACCGCACAGAAGGCCTACGGCGCAAGGGGCACAGTGATACATCATACCACAGACCCTTGGCTTTTTACAGCACCGTTCGGAAAGACGAGATGCGGGTACTGGCCTTTCGGCGCGGCATGGTGCAGCTCTCATTTTATGGAGCATTACCGCTACACTCAGGATTTGGATTTCCTTCGGGACAGGGCTTATCCGGCTTTGAAAGCAAATTCACTCTTCCTGCTGGACTATCTCGCTGAAGACCCCGAAACAGACCTTCTAACTGCCGGGCCTGCAGGGTCTCCGGAGAATTCCTTCAAAACCAAAGACGGGAAAGAAGGCTTCCTCGATATGGGTGCTTCTATGTCTCAGCAGATTACGTGGGATGTTTTCACAAATACAATCGAAGCTGCTGAAGTGCTCGGTATAGACAATGATTTTATCAGGAACATAAAAGAAGCAAAGCAAAGGCTTGCCCTGCCCAAAATAGGCGAAGACGGAAGACTTATGGAATGGTCTGAGGATTTCGAAGAACCCTCTCCCGGGCACAGGCATATCTCCCATGCCTACGGTCTGCATCCGGGCAGGCAGTACAACTTTGCAAACAGCCCAGCCCAGACCAAAGCAGTAAAGAAAAGCGTTGAATACAGGCTTTCCCACGGAGGCGGACATACCGGCTGGTCGAGGGCTTGGATAATCAATATCTGGGCGAGACTAAAGCAGAGCGAAAAGGCTCATTCAAACTTGATTTCGCTTTACAGAAAATCTACCCATCCGAATCTTTTCGATAATCATCCCCCTTTTCAGATAGACGGGAATTTCGGGGCGGCTGCGGGAGTTGCCGAGATGCTAATGCAGAGCCATACAGGTGTTATTGAGCTTCTTCCCGCATTGCCCAAGGCATGGAGCGATGGAGAAATAAATGGGCTCAAAGCCAGAGGCGGATATGAGATTAGTATCAAGTGGAAAAATGCCGTGCTTACCGAAGTAGCTGTGATTTCCAGCCGCAAAGACGATTTAGCACTGCGATATAAGGACAAAAATACTGAAATCCCTGCAAGAAAGGGAATAAAATACAAATTTAACAAAAACCTCGAAATCATCTCAAAACAAGGCATATAA
- a CDS encoding FMN-binding protein, giving the protein MANENKLVLFWKQSWLLVVGSLIFGLLLASVNYSLQPKIKQNKIDKLNESLNKVLPEAEDFEKVIDKEQFDFAEDKISVYKAKSSGETSGWAFTASGPGYADKIKMLIAVNPEFENIIGYSVLMSNETAGFGSKIKEPFYKDQFKGAPAKELELIKTGDETVIDKEIVAVSGATVTSKAVVKIFNKHISGIKEKLTEEGLLDE; this is encoded by the coding sequence ATGGCAAATGAAAATAAACTGGTTCTTTTCTGGAAGCAGAGCTGGCTGCTTGTAGTAGGCTCGCTGATTTTCGGGCTTCTTCTGGCTTCGGTAAACTACAGCCTGCAGCCAAAGATAAAGCAGAACAAGATTGACAAACTAAATGAATCTCTGAATAAGGTTCTGCCCGAAGCGGAGGATTTCGAAAAGGTTATCGATAAGGAACAATTCGATTTTGCCGAAGATAAAATCAGCGTGTACAAGGCAAAGAGTTCCGGGGAAACTTCCGGCTGGGCATTCACCGCCTCAGGTCCTGGTTATGCAGATAAAATCAAAATGCTGATTGCTGTGAATCCAGAATTCGAGAACATAATCGGCTATAGCGTGCTTATGAGCAACGAAACCGCAGGTTTTGGAAGCAAAATAAAGGAACCATTCTATAAAGACCAGTTCAAGGGCGCCCCTGCAAAAGAGCTCGAGCTTATCAAGACCGGAGATGAAACTGTTATCGACAAAGAGATCGTTGCTGTAAGCGGTGCTACGGTAACCAGCAAGGCAGTTGTTAAGATATTCAACAAACATATCTCAGGAATCAAGGAAAAACTAACAGAGGAAGGGCTTTTAGATGAGTAA
- a CDS encoding electron transport complex protein RnfA codes for MELLQTLILSFLSIVIVNNLVFSKFLGICPYLGVSGRLDMAFGMGMAVTFVVTLSGTMTWLIDNFILMPMNIEVMRYVCFILVIAGAVQLVEMYVRKFFPTLYESFGIFLALITTNCAILGLCLFLHLWGVSNFLNALVLSFGSGVGFTMAICIMAGIRENLDLADVPESLKGAPITLITAGILSLAFMGFNGMIK; via the coding sequence ATGGAACTTCTCCAAACATTAATCCTCAGCTTCCTGTCTATCGTAATAGTAAACAACCTCGTATTCTCGAAGTTTCTCGGGATCTGCCCGTATCTGGGCGTATCGGGAAGACTGGATATGGCGTTTGGGATGGGGATGGCCGTTACATTCGTTGTTACGCTAAGCGGAACAATGACATGGCTGATAGACAACTTTATCCTTATGCCGATGAATATTGAAGTAATGCGGTATGTATGCTTTATCCTCGTGATAGCGGGGGCAGTGCAGCTTGTTGAGATGTATGTGAGGAAATTCTTTCCGACGCTTTACGAGAGTTTCGGAATCTTCCTCGCCCTTATCACAACCAACTGCGCAATTCTCGGTTTGTGCCTGTTTCTCCATCTTTGGGGCGTAAGCAATTTCCTAAACGCCCTTGTCTTGAGCTTCGGGTCAGGCGTGGGTTTTACAATGGCAATATGCATAATGGCAGGAATAAGGGAAAATCTCGACCTTGCAGACGTGCCGGAATCGCTCAAGGGAGCTCCAATAACATTAATCACAGCAGGAATCCTTTCACTGGCCTTTATGGGCTTTAACGGTATGATCAAATGA
- the rsxE gene encoding electron transport complex subunit RsxE, which translates to MSNEKTNPLSVFLNGLWKENPVFVLLLGMCPTLAVTGDLASSLTMGLSATFVLFCSNVVVSLIRSLLKPHIRILMFTLTISTFVTIVDLILKAYLPEMSAKLGPYIPLIIVNCLIICRAEACASKQKLGIAVLDALGMGLGFTLTLSALGIVREILSYGTVLGFAIAPEGSLSIFGFALPVGAFITLGFMLGIVNIINRKKAKE; encoded by the coding sequence ATGAGTAACGAAAAGACAAATCCTCTATCAGTTTTCTTGAACGGGCTTTGGAAAGAGAATCCGGTATTCGTGCTTCTTCTGGGGATGTGCCCGACGCTTGCAGTTACAGGCGATCTGGCCTCCTCGCTTACGATGGGGCTCAGCGCAACATTCGTGCTTTTCTGCTCAAATGTTGTTGTAAGCCTGATTCGCAGCCTGCTGAAGCCGCATATCAGGATACTTATGTTCACCCTTACGATTTCCACTTTCGTAACGATTGTTGATCTTATACTGAAGGCATATTTGCCGGAGATGAGCGCAAAGCTCGGGCCTTATATCCCTCTGATTATCGTAAACTGCCTGATTATATGCAGAGCGGAGGCCTGCGCAAGCAAACAAAAGCTCGGGATCGCTGTTCTCGATGCCCTCGGGATGGGTCTCGGCTTCACACTCACGCTCTCTGCTCTGGGAATCGTTCGTGAGATACTTTCCTACGGAACAGTGCTCGGATTTGCAATAGCGCCGGAAGGCTCGCTGAGCATATTCGGATTTGCTCTACCAGTTGGTGCGTTTATCACGCTCGGATTTATGCTCGGGATTGTGAATATTATAAACAGAAAAAAAGCAAAGGAATAA
- a CDS encoding RnfABCDGE type electron transport complex subunit D, whose product MSENLRISPAPHISRKHSTKTIMLDVLIGLAPASAAAVYHFRQHAVILILTCILASAAVEYICCKLMKRENSLGDLSAVVTGLILALSLPPKLPVIYAVIGSIFAVGVCKMAFGGLGCNIFNPAMGARAFLTVSFGMAMASWQLPAQMNPDIPDLGPQTEITAQKGSSEKEEDVKIDAVTQATPLSWVKQAVKTRNAEKASEIISSNWPNSQLKYALTGNIGGSLGETNALALLAGGIYLLIRRTITWHIPAAVLGSAFIFAEIGYLIDKSAFANPLVHMVSGGMLICAFFIATDPVSSPITRAGTVVFGCGVGLIIVLIRLFGTYPEGVMFAILIMNAFTPLIDRILPAKPIGGIPDGK is encoded by the coding sequence ATGAGCGAAAACTTAAGAATATCTCCCGCGCCGCATATAAGCCGAAAACATTCCACAAAGACAATTATGCTGGATGTTTTGATAGGACTCGCCCCTGCTTCTGCGGCGGCTGTTTATCACTTCCGCCAGCATGCAGTTATACTGATACTCACCTGCATACTGGCCAGTGCTGCGGTGGAGTATATCTGCTGCAAACTGATGAAACGCGAAAACTCGCTTGGAGATTTAAGCGCCGTTGTTACAGGCTTGATATTGGCCCTCTCGCTGCCTCCGAAGCTTCCAGTAATTTATGCGGTTATCGGAAGCATATTCGCTGTGGGTGTATGCAAGATGGCCTTCGGCGGGCTCGGATGCAATATCTTCAACCCCGCTATGGGAGCAAGGGCTTTTCTTACTGTAAGCTTCGGGATGGCGATGGCCTCATGGCAGCTGCCTGCTCAAATGAACCCGGACATTCCAGATCTTGGGCCGCAGACAGAAATTACTGCTCAAAAAGGCTCGTCTGAGAAAGAGGAAGACGTTAAGATTGATGCAGTAACGCAGGCCACCCCCCTTTCGTGGGTGAAGCAGGCCGTAAAAACGAGAAATGCGGAAAAGGCCTCTGAAATCATTAGCTCTAACTGGCCTAATTCTCAGCTCAAATACGCACTTACAGGCAATATCGGAGGTTCTCTTGGCGAAACAAATGCCCTTGCACTTCTTGCCGGCGGGATATACCTCTTGATAAGACGCACAATCACTTGGCACATCCCGGCAGCAGTATTGGGCTCGGCTTTCATATTTGCAGAGATTGGGTATTTAATAGACAAATCCGCATTCGCAAACCCTCTTGTGCATATGGTTTCGGGGGGTATGCTGATATGTGCATTCTTTATAGCAACAGATCCGGTATCCAGCCCAATAACCAGAGCCGGAACAGTGGTATTCGGCTGCGGAGTAGGACTTATAATAGTATTGATAAGACTTTTCGGAACGTATCCAGAAGGCGTAATGTTTGCAATTTTGATTATGAACGCATTTACCCCGCTGATAGACAGGATACTGCCTGCAAAACCAATTGGAGGAATACCTGATGGCAAATGA
- a CDS encoding RnfABCDGE type electron transport complex subunit B yields the protein MIFGQETMILASFIEFLNHIWPAGLTMVLLGSIFAAVLLIASIKLKVKTDPKIEAINEVLPGIDCGACGYAGCSAYAKAVYENPELIGRCAPGGKDVSEKIADILNLQAGGGDVPLRPVVRCNARTEDKKYYADYLGIESCTAADALPNSQACKYGCLGFGDCVKACKFDAIHIVNGLADVDYDNCTGCTACVKACPRNLIEMIPFKNDDMYLVACRTQETGKQAKERCKVGCIGCKLCTKVSEMFEMDGNAAVINYDKYDEEKAREAAEKCPTKVIVKRGKNS from the coding sequence ATGATATTTGGACAGGAAACTATGATACTCGCCAGCTTTATTGAATTTTTGAATCACATCTGGCCGGCAGGACTCACAATGGTTCTGCTGGGAAGCATCTTTGCTGCAGTTCTGCTCATTGCGAGCATAAAGCTGAAGGTGAAGACAGATCCGAAGATAGAGGCTATCAACGAAGTTCTTCCCGGCATAGACTGCGGTGCATGCGGATATGCAGGGTGCTCAGCCTATGCTAAGGCAGTTTATGAGAATCCTGAGCTTATAGGCCGGTGCGCTCCGGGCGGAAAGGATGTTTCAGAGAAGATTGCGGACATCCTCAATCTTCAGGCAGGAGGAGGCGATGTGCCGCTCAGGCCTGTTGTAAGGTGCAACGCGCGCACAGAAGATAAAAAATATTACGCTGATTATCTCGGCATTGAAAGCTGCACAGCAGCAGACGCCCTGCCCAATTCGCAGGCCTGCAAGTACGGATGTCTTGGTTTTGGAGACTGCGTTAAGGCGTGCAAATTCGATGCGATACATATTGTAAACGGGCTGGCGGATGTGGATTATGACAATTGCACCGGCTGCACGGCGTGTGTAAAGGCCTGCCCGCGGAATCTGATTGAAATGATACCATTCAAGAATGATGATATGTATCTTGTAGCGTGCAGGACGCAGGAAACGGGCAAGCAGGCCAAAGAGAGATGCAAAGTGGGCTGTATCGGCTGCAAACTCTGCACTAAGGTTTCGGAGATGTTTGAGATGGACGGAAACGCGGCAGTTATCAACTACGATAAATACGATGAAGAAAAAGCCCGTGAGGCAGCAGAAAAGTGCCCCACGAAAGTAATTGTTAAAAGAGGCAAAAACTCTTAG
- a CDS encoding alpha/beta hydrolase, translating to MNFKAKFTFIIIFCLALAVSAMSDGNQRMNKDAAVEMSLWHKSEIPHFKDIGQEETIDHQGHLSNVDTPEIEIYLPPEDNRNGSAVVICPGGGYSILSIEKEGRKIADWLNSFGTAGIVLKYRHKYFQHPVPLMDAQRAVRLTRLNAGKWGIEADKVGIMGFSAGGHLASTAGTHYSKGSKNAEEPAERFSSRPDFMILVYPVISMQRGITHGGSKISILGRKPDKQLVDELSNELQVTSDTPPAFLIHAADDRAVPYQNSVLFYEALIEAGVLSELHIYPRGGHGFGMMPGSEFGPAQWPEQCRDWLERTIISK from the coding sequence GCGATGGGAATCAGAGAATGAACAAAGACGCCGCAGTTGAAATGTCTCTATGGCATAAGAGCGAAATCCCGCACTTTAAGGATATAGGGCAGGAGGAAACTATAGACCATCAGGGACACCTCAGCAATGTTGACACCCCTGAGATTGAAATATACCTTCCGCCTGAGGATAACAGAAACGGCTCTGCTGTTGTAATATGTCCGGGAGGCGGATACAGCATCCTTTCTATAGAGAAGGAAGGGCGTAAGATTGCCGATTGGCTGAACAGCTTCGGAACTGCCGGAATTGTACTGAAATACCGTCATAAATACTTCCAGCACCCTGTGCCGCTCATGGATGCTCAAAGGGCAGTGAGATTAACAAGGCTTAATGCTGGCAAGTGGGGTATCGAGGCTGATAAAGTTGGCATTATGGGCTTCTCTGCCGGCGGCCATCTGGCCTCAACTGCAGGAACTCATTACAGCAAAGGCAGTAAAAACGCGGAAGAACCTGCCGAAAGGTTCAGCTCAAGACCAGATTTTATGATTCTTGTCTATCCTGTGATCTCTATGCAGAGGGGAATAACGCACGGCGGATCGAAGATTTCAATTTTAGGCAGAAAGCCTGATAAACAGCTTGTTGATGAGCTTTCCAATGAACTTCAAGTAACCTCTGATACCCCGCCGGCTTTTCTTATACACGCTGCAGATGACAGGGCTGTGCCTTATCAGAATTCAGTGCTGTTCTATGAGGCTCTTATAGAGGCGGGTGTTCTCTCTGAACTTCATATTTATCCAAGAGGAGGCCACGGCTTTGGTATGATGCCGGGCAGCGAGTTTGGTCCTGCGCAGTGGCCGGAGCAATGCCGAGATTGGCTTGAGAGAACGATTATCAGCAAATAA
- the rsxC gene encoding electron transport complex subunit RsxC, protein MKKTFKGGIHPPDSKDLSRYCPIRALENLPGQISVLMSQHIGAICKPVVKKRQEVEKGQLIGNSEAFVSANVHSPVSGTVKDINLRSHPVLGRVQAVVIEPSEQSPEAPPEQSRFANFTEDDYSAEQINQSIAEAGIVGMGGAGFPTGVKVGPNPKMPKETMILNACECEPYITCDYRVMLEWTDQLIAGIKLLRKASGCKKCYIGIENNKPEAVKLLREKTEGEENIELSVLETKYPQGGERQLVNSVLGKVIPTGKIPPMAGVMVCNVATAAAAAEAVCDSAPLTHRTVTVTGKGIQTPANLYVPAGTPVQHLIEQCGGLTEDAVKVVLGGPMTGFSVGELQTPTTKTTGCVLCLTKEEIGEAKYLFKKTPCIRCGRCLSVCPETLNPTKIAHAVKADRLDLAEKHNISACMECGSCSYICPANIEVTGYIKTGKIRIARANKDMPA, encoded by the coding sequence TTGAAAAAAACATTTAAGGGTGGAATACACCCTCCTGACAGCAAAGATTTGAGCAGGTACTGCCCTATTAGGGCTCTCGAAAATCTGCCCGGCCAAATTTCTGTGCTGATGAGCCAGCATATCGGAGCAATATGCAAGCCTGTCGTAAAAAAAAGACAGGAAGTGGAGAAAGGTCAGCTCATTGGAAACAGCGAGGCCTTTGTATCTGCGAATGTGCATTCACCTGTAAGCGGAACAGTAAAGGATATAAACCTTCGTTCTCATCCTGTTCTCGGGAGAGTTCAGGCTGTTGTGATAGAGCCTTCCGAGCAAAGCCCTGAAGCCCCTCCGGAACAGAGCAGATTCGCAAATTTCACTGAAGATGATTACAGCGCAGAGCAGATAAATCAAAGTATTGCCGAGGCAGGAATAGTAGGCATGGGCGGTGCAGGCTTCCCTACAGGAGTCAAGGTTGGGCCGAATCCGAAGATGCCCAAGGAAACTATGATTCTAAACGCCTGTGAATGCGAGCCTTACATTACCTGCGATTATAGGGTGATGCTGGAATGGACAGATCAGCTTATTGCAGGTATCAAACTTCTGCGCAAGGCATCGGGCTGCAAGAAATGCTATATCGGCATAGAGAACAACAAACCTGAGGCGGTAAAGCTTCTGCGAGAGAAAACCGAGGGCGAAGAGAATATAGAGCTCAGCGTTCTGGAAACAAAATATCCGCAGGGAGGGGAGCGTCAGCTGGTTAATTCGGTGCTGGGGAAGGTTATACCCACAGGCAAGATCCCGCCGATGGCGGGTGTGATGGTCTGCAACGTTGCAACCGCTGCGGCAGCCGCTGAGGCAGTCTGCGATTCTGCCCCGCTTACGCACAGGACTGTTACCGTTACGGGAAAAGGTATTCAAACCCCTGCAAATCTTTATGTACCCGCAGGTACGCCAGTACAGCACCTTATCGAGCAGTGCGGCGGGCTCACAGAGGATGCTGTTAAGGTAGTGCTTGGAGGCCCGATGACGGGCTTTTCCGTGGGAGAGCTTCAAACCCCAACCACCAAGACAACCGGATGTGTTCTCTGCCTTACTAAAGAAGAAATCGGCGAGGCAAAATATCTCTTCAAGAAAACACCCTGCATTCGCTGCGGCAGATGCCTCAGTGTTTGCCCGGAAACTCTCAACCCAACAAAAATCGCCCATGCTGTGAAGGCAGATCGGCTCGACCTGGCCGAAAAGCACAACATCTCTGCCTGCATGGAATGCGGCAGCTGCAGCTACATATGCCCTGCTAACATAGAAGTAACGGGTTATATAAAGACGGGCAAAATCAGGATAGCAAGGGCGAACAAAGATATGCCTGCCTGA